The following are from one region of the Cytobacillus firmus genome:
- a CDS encoding FUSC family protein, which yields MKLGARILKTGIAIILALLLSELFQLPAPIFAGIAAIFAVQPTIYRSYLSIVEQIQGNAIGALIAVIFVLLFGNHVFIIGLAAIIVITINLKLKIENTIGLSLVTLIVIMETPGDTFLQFALIRFSTVMLGVLSAFIVNLVFLPPKYENKLYFKISNNTEEITKWIRLTIRHASEHRLLKNDIDKMKDSNVKLEQLYLMYKEERNYFKRNDLVKSRKLVIYRQMISTVKRSLETLKKLHRFENDLQQMPEEFQHAVQQQLDILIHYHEHVMLKFIGKVRPNVVFEEGDFSLSRKELVNLFLAQQKEHEHDEESILPHIMQIVSAIVDYDEHVEHLDKLISSFQSYHKEENEVSIPENDV from the coding sequence ATGAAACTTGGCGCCCGCATACTTAAGACGGGAATCGCAATCATTCTAGCTCTATTATTATCAGAACTCTTTCAGCTTCCTGCACCTATCTTTGCAGGAATTGCCGCTATTTTTGCCGTTCAGCCGACCATTTACAGATCTTATCTTTCTATTGTGGAACAGATCCAGGGGAACGCAATCGGCGCATTAATTGCCGTGATTTTTGTGCTTTTATTCGGCAATCATGTCTTTATCATAGGCCTGGCAGCAATTATTGTTATCACGATTAATCTTAAGCTTAAAATTGAAAACACAATTGGCCTGTCACTTGTAACCCTGATTGTCATTATGGAGACACCGGGCGATACCTTTCTGCAATTTGCTCTTATTCGATTCTCAACCGTTATGCTCGGGGTACTATCAGCTTTTATCGTTAATCTTGTATTTCTGCCGCCTAAGTACGAAAACAAGCTTTATTTTAAAATATCGAATAACACAGAGGAAATTACCAAATGGATCCGGCTTACCATACGCCATGCATCTGAACACAGACTGCTGAAAAACGATATTGATAAGATGAAAGACAGCAATGTTAAGCTAGAACAGCTTTACTTAATGTATAAAGAGGAAAGAAATTATTTTAAACGGAATGATCTAGTTAAATCCAGGAAACTCGTCATTTACCGCCAAATGATTTCCACTGTAAAACGCTCGCTGGAAACATTAAAAAAGCTTCATCGCTTTGAAAATGATCTGCAGCAAATGCCTGAAGAATTCCAGCATGCTGTGCAGCAGCAGCTTGATATTCTTATCCATTATCATGAACACGTTATGCTAAAGTTTATCGGGAAAGTTCGTCCGAATGTAGTGTTTGAGGAAGGCGACTTCAGCCTGAGCAGAAAGGAACTGGTGAACCTTTTTCTGGCTCAGCAAAAAGAACATGAACATGATGAAGAATCCATTCTCCCGCATATCATGCAAATTGTATCAGCTATTGTTGATTACGATGAACATGTGGAGCACCTGGATAAACTTATATCCAGCTTTCAGTCATATCATAAGGAAGAAAATGAGGTTTCCATACCGGAGAATGACGTGTAG
- a CDS encoding ABC transporter permease translates to MLSYTLKRLLSLVPVLLGLSLIVFFMIRAIPGNPAQIILGQLATKEAVEELTKQLGLDQPWYLQYFTYLGGLITGDLGESLRTKTEISQEIWPYLAATIELTFVAMLIAVFIGVNAGIISAWYQNSWFDYVAMVLALIGVSMPIFWLGLMEQWAFAIKLDWLPTSGREEVRNPIEAITNIYMIDTLLQGRMDQFWDVIRHLILPAFALATIPMAIIARITRSTMLEVMRSDFVRTARAKGLRMFWVVYKHSLKNAIIPVLTIIGLQMGLLLGGAILTETIFSWPGIGRYIYEAINYRDYPVIQSGILIIAFIFVMINLVVDLLYAAIDPRIKYN, encoded by the coding sequence ATGCTGTCCTACACACTTAAACGTCTGTTATCCCTAGTACCCGTTCTGCTGGGGCTTTCCCTGATCGTCTTTTTTATGATCCGGGCAATACCGGGTAATCCGGCACAGATTATCCTGGGACAACTGGCAACAAAAGAAGCAGTAGAGGAATTAACGAAGCAGCTGGGGCTGGATCAGCCTTGGTACCTTCAATATTTTACATATCTGGGCGGTCTTATTACGGGGGATCTTGGAGAATCACTCCGGACTAAAACGGAAATAAGCCAGGAAATTTGGCCGTATCTGGCTGCAACAATTGAACTTACATTCGTTGCCATGTTAATTGCTGTTTTTATCGGTGTGAATGCCGGTATCATCAGTGCCTGGTATCAGAATTCATGGTTTGATTATGTGGCAATGGTGCTGGCGCTTATTGGCGTTTCCATGCCAATCTTCTGGCTCGGCTTGATGGAGCAGTGGGCATTTGCCATTAAACTGGACTGGCTGCCTACATCGGGTAGGGAAGAAGTAAGAAATCCGATTGAAGCCATTACGAACATTTATATGATTGATACTCTCCTGCAGGGAAGGATGGATCAATTCTGGGATGTCATCAGACACCTGATTCTGCCGGCATTTGCCCTGGCAACCATCCCAATGGCAATCATTGCGAGAATTACCCGTTCTACGATGCTTGAGGTAATGAGATCCGATTTTGTCAGAACAGCGAGGGCCAAAGGCTTGAGAATGTTCTGGGTCGTTTATAAGCACTCATTAAAGAATGCCATCATTCCAGTTCTTACGATTATCGGTCTTCAAATGGGATTATTGCTGGGAGGCGCCATTTTAACGGAAACGATTTTCAGCTGGCCTGGAATCGGACGATATATTTATGAGGCTATCAACTATCGGGACTATCCTGTTATCCAGTCAGGCATACTTATCATTGCATTTATCTTTGTCATGATCAATCTGGTGGTGGACTTGCTGTATGCAGCAATTGACCCGCGGATTAAATATAATTAA
- a CDS encoding glutamate-1-semialdehyde 2,1-aminomutase, with translation MQFTNSERLHKQALEHIVGGVNSPSRSYKAVGGGSPVAMERAQGAYFWDVDGNQYIDYLAAYGPIITGHAHPHITEAIKTAAERGVLYGTPTPHEVKFAEMLKEAMPNLDKVRFVNSGTEAVMTTIRVARAYTGRDKIIKFAGCYHGHSDLVLVAAGSGPSTLGTPDSAGVPKSIAQEVITVPFNEIEPYKEALEKWGDQIAAVLVEPIVGNFGIVEPKPGFLEQVNELTHAAGALVIYDEVITAFRFMYGGAQDLLGVKPDLTAMGKIIGGGLPIGAYGGKKEIMETVAPLGPAYQAGTMAGNPASILSGIACLEVLKQPGVYEYLDRLGEMLEKGISEAAEEHNIPITINRLKGALTIYFTEEKVVNYEQAENTDGEMFAKFFKLMLNQGINLAPSKYEAWFMTITHTEDDIQATIHAVQNAFQQLKDE, from the coding sequence ATGCAATTTACTAATTCTGAACGGCTGCATAAACAAGCTTTAGAACATATTGTCGGCGGGGTAAACAGCCCTTCCCGCTCCTATAAAGCAGTTGGCGGAGGCTCGCCGGTCGCAATGGAACGGGCACAGGGCGCTTATTTCTGGGATGTGGACGGCAATCAATATATAGATTACCTGGCTGCATACGGTCCCATCATTACCGGACATGCCCATCCGCATATTACAGAAGCCATAAAAACAGCTGCTGAGCGCGGAGTATTATATGGAACTCCGACACCACATGAAGTGAAATTCGCCGAGATGCTTAAAGAAGCAATGCCTAATTTGGACAAAGTCCGTTTTGTGAATTCAGGTACTGAAGCCGTTATGACAACGATCCGTGTGGCAAGAGCCTATACGGGAAGGGACAAAATCATTAAGTTTGCCGGCTGCTATCACGGCCATTCCGATCTTGTCCTGGTTGCTGCAGGTTCAGGTCCTTCAACACTTGGAACGCCTGACTCTGCCGGAGTTCCAAAGAGCATTGCCCAGGAAGTGATCACGGTTCCTTTCAATGAAATCGAACCATATAAGGAAGCGCTGGAAAAATGGGGCGACCAGATAGCTGCTGTACTGGTGGAACCGATTGTCGGCAACTTCGGAATTGTTGAACCAAAACCGGGGTTCCTGGAGCAGGTTAACGAATTAACACATGCAGCCGGCGCGCTTGTCATTTATGATGAAGTCATCACAGCTTTCCGTTTTATGTATGGCGGTGCTCAGGACCTGCTTGGTGTAAAACCAGACTTGACAGCCATGGGGAAAATCATTGGAGGAGGCCTTCCAATCGGTGCTTATGGCGGAAAGAAAGAAATTATGGAAACAGTAGCTCCTTTAGGTCCAGCTTACCAAGCTGGTACAATGGCTGGAAATCCGGCGTCGATTCTTTCAGGAATTGCCTGTCTCGAAGTTTTAAAACAGCCTGGTGTCTATGAATATCTGGACAGACTGGGAGAAATGCTTGAAAAAGGGATTAGCGAGGCAGCTGAAGAACATAATATCCCAATTACTATTAATCGATTAAAAGGTGCCCTGACCATCTACTTTACGGAAGAAAAAGTAGTGAATTATGAGCAGGCGGAAAATACAGATGGAGAAATGTTTGCAAAGTTCTTCAAGCTGATGCTCAATCAGGGAATAAACCTGGCTCCTTCGAAATATGAAGCCTGGTTTATGACAATCACGCATACAGAGGATGATATTCAAGCCACCATTCATGCGGTGCAAAACGCATTTCAGCAATTAAAAGACGAATAA
- the bcp gene encoding thioredoxin-dependent thiol peroxidase produces MAIEIGKPAPDFELEASNGERVKLADYRGKNVVLYFYPKDMTPGCTTQACDFRDQHQNFAEVNAVVLGVSPDPLSRHEKFIEKHGLPFLLLADEDHNAAETYGVWRLKKNFGKEYMGIERSTFIIDQEGKLVKEWRKVKVKDHVEEALEFIKENLTQS; encoded by the coding sequence ATGGCAATTGAAATCGGTAAACCGGCTCCGGATTTTGAGCTTGAGGCAAGCAATGGTGAAAGAGTAAAATTAGCAGATTACCGCGGGAAAAATGTTGTTCTGTATTTTTACCCGAAAGACATGACACCTGGCTGCACAACTCAGGCATGTGATTTCAGGGACCAGCATCAGAATTTTGCAGAAGTGAACGCGGTCGTTTTAGGAGTAAGCCCTGATCCGCTCAGCCGGCATGAGAAATTCATTGAAAAGCACGGACTGCCTTTCCTGCTGCTTGCAGATGAAGACCATAATGCAGCAGAGACGTACGGTGTGTGGAGATTGAAAAAGAACTTCGGGAAAGAATATATGGGAATTGAGCGCTCAACCTTTATTATTGACCAGGAAGGCAAGCTCGTGAAGGAATGGCGCAAGGTAAAGGTCAAGGATCATGTCGAGGAGGCACTGGAGTTTATTAAGGAAAATTTGACCCAGTCTTAA
- a CDS encoding glutamate synthase-related protein has protein sequence MTLQQWSPSLFKEFHRQEHDACGIVSAMEKKKVPTRENIFSCINALVTMNHRAGFINGEGDGVGIHIDIPRELWKEKLKEAGADSGAADKDGFVVGHVFMSRKQDTELLKTILLQKLADANLTVIYASDEVTESSALGPIAIQENPVFWQFACLAESNGAELSKKLFELIVSFEEDEHVHVASLSQHHAVYKVMGAGDILPKYYHDLSSPLVASTMTLGHNRYSTNTLSSFFRVQPFSVLGHNGEINTIAKLRDEAKMVGVPLVKDGSDSQDLSRTLETFICRDGYTLFEAMDVMFPPIVNEIKSYPEHLQDMYAYIREAWGHFAQGPAGIISRFADEAVFSVDALGLRPLWMLETESSYLFSSEPGIIPSSEYVNEPKPLSPGEKVGLKWDGDTLAVYEHSHYQAEVFNRFSIRVNAENFRVRLQSPKLEKTITVNYPDKIHNGQYKAFGWERDHVQLVEQMAEKGAEPIRSLGHDSPLAALNPQRKNIADFIKESVAVVTNPAIDRDRETEHFSTRTIIGQRPSLFEKQEQGAVIELQTPILIEGKAGFECSEELNQPSYDQVTGFYQEQKLISYLSSTFTKDETVKEALDRLAAEAVDAVKNGKTLLVLDDANAHQEDSYWIDPHLAVSAIDQALVKEALRRECSLLLRSASIRSLHDIITAFGLGADIISPYYMFMTVLGESDTPLKNLYSALNKGLEKVISTIGIHELRGYGRLFSAIGLHEELAGYLNIVNFFGSKELSFSFSVLKEDAFTRAEDYQNEKERIGKTFSLFPRIWKAIGEVASTGDYNAYKEKITEQEDQNPTTIRHLTGFKETASHLKPEDISLHVGEHDLPFVISSMSFGSQNETAFRAYAEGADRLNMVSLNGEGGEIKDMLGKYPRTRGQQVASGRFGVNAELLNSSNLLEIKIGQGAKPGEGGHLPGSKVTAKIAEARNATIGSDLISPSNNHDIYSIEDLAQMIHELKTANDKAKVAVKVPVVPNIGTIAVGIAKAGADIITLSGFDGGTGAARIHALQHVGLPVEIGVKAAHNALLEAGIRDNVELWADGGIKSAADVLKVMLLGANRVGFGTLSMLAIGCTTCRGCHLDTCHVGIATQIDSEAQAKEHGLRRFVPRQFDLAVKGIMNLFTAFGEELKALAASVGIKNLQDAVGRSDLLVQIKGQDQLDLTHLLKTLDIGQFSAQEAPEALQEAQLQVAVGAEYLDASVEELDQSREFQSVTSEQRVLGSRVSCHRVRNRLDGSYKTLPQVDLKYKGGSIPGNGLGAYNSFGINIEVAGGAQDGIGKTSFGGQIKIFKAKGKNGKFYNGSVGKGFGYGAQEGLLVAQGNADARAGIRLSGADMIIGGQLQKPLPEKEYGNIGSNANIKGFAFEYMTNGRGMVLGDAGPWICAGMTGGVVYLRHQPEMGLTKEAIQRRIAKGAKVSVTSLSDKGKEDVKELLGQYIAMLNDQGQTEEVSQLSSLLNHPEDHFVQVIPVKEQADPSVSTE, from the coding sequence ATGACATTACAGCAATGGAGTCCTTCACTTTTTAAAGAGTTTCACCGCCAGGAGCATGATGCTTGCGGCATCGTTTCTGCCATGGAGAAAAAGAAAGTCCCAACCCGCGAGAATATTTTCAGCTGCATCAACGCGCTTGTTACGATGAATCACCGTGCCGGTTTTATTAATGGAGAAGGGGACGGTGTAGGGATCCATATTGATATCCCGAGAGAGCTGTGGAAAGAAAAGTTAAAGGAAGCGGGAGCCGATTCTGGCGCAGCAGACAAAGATGGATTTGTGGTTGGACATGTATTTATGTCCAGGAAGCAGGATACTGAATTACTGAAAACGATCCTGCTGCAAAAACTCGCTGACGCTAATCTGACGGTTATTTATGCATCTGACGAAGTAACTGAATCTTCAGCTTTAGGGCCGATTGCCATACAGGAAAATCCAGTATTCTGGCAGTTTGCCTGTTTAGCAGAATCGAATGGTGCAGAGCTCTCAAAAAAACTGTTTGAATTAATAGTTAGTTTCGAAGAAGACGAACATGTCCATGTCGCCTCTCTTAGCCAGCATCATGCTGTGTACAAAGTTATGGGAGCCGGCGATATTCTTCCGAAATATTATCACGACCTGTCAAGCCCCCTTGTTGCTTCAACCATGACGCTTGGGCATAATCGCTATTCAACTAACACATTATCAAGCTTTTTCCGTGTGCAGCCTTTTAGCGTGCTGGGACACAACGGGGAAATCAACACCATTGCCAAGCTTAGGGATGAAGCCAAAATGGTCGGCGTTCCGCTGGTTAAAGACGGCAGTGACTCACAGGATCTGAGCAGAACGCTTGAAACGTTTATTTGCCGTGACGGCTATACTCTTTTTGAAGCAATGGACGTCATGTTCCCCCCTATCGTGAATGAAATCAAGTCATATCCTGAGCATCTTCAGGATATGTACGCCTATATCCGGGAAGCATGGGGACATTTTGCCCAGGGACCTGCAGGAATTATTTCCAGATTTGCCGATGAGGCAGTGTTCAGTGTCGATGCATTGGGCCTTCGCCCGCTGTGGATGCTGGAAACTGAAAGCTCCTACCTGTTCTCATCAGAACCAGGAATCATCCCGTCCTCCGAATATGTTAATGAGCCTAAGCCGCTGTCACCAGGTGAAAAGGTTGGGCTGAAATGGGACGGTGATACACTGGCTGTTTACGAGCACAGCCATTATCAGGCTGAAGTTTTTAACCGATTTTCAATAAGAGTGAACGCTGAAAATTTCAGGGTTCGCCTGCAGTCTCCAAAATTGGAAAAAACCATTACTGTAAATTACCCGGATAAGATTCATAACGGGCAGTATAAAGCATTCGGCTGGGAGAGAGACCATGTCCAGCTTGTTGAGCAAATGGCTGAAAAAGGCGCGGAGCCAATCCGTTCTCTTGGACACGATTCACCTTTAGCAGCACTGAATCCTCAGCGGAAAAACATCGCTGATTTTATTAAGGAAAGTGTTGCTGTCGTTACAAACCCTGCCATTGACCGTGACCGGGAAACGGAGCATTTCTCAACCCGTACGATTATCGGCCAGCGTCCTTCGTTATTTGAAAAACAGGAGCAAGGGGCCGTTATTGAATTGCAGACTCCTATTTTAATAGAAGGCAAAGCAGGCTTTGAATGTTCCGAAGAACTCAATCAGCCGAGCTATGACCAGGTAACCGGCTTCTATCAGGAACAAAAGCTGATATCTTATTTATCTTCCACATTTACTAAAGATGAAACGGTAAAAGAAGCTTTAGACCGTTTAGCAGCAGAAGCGGTTGATGCGGTCAAAAATGGCAAAACCCTGCTTGTACTGGATGATGCCAATGCTCACCAGGAGGACTCTTACTGGATTGATCCGCACCTGGCCGTCTCTGCGATTGATCAGGCTCTTGTCAAGGAGGCATTGCGACGTGAATGTTCCCTGCTGCTCCGGTCAGCTTCAATCAGATCGCTTCATGACATCATAACCGCATTCGGTTTAGGCGCTGATATTATAAGCCCTTACTATATGTTTATGACGGTTCTTGGCGAATCTGATACACCGCTGAAGAATTTATATTCAGCTCTGAATAAAGGACTTGAAAAAGTCATTTCCACTATCGGGATTCATGAATTAAGAGGCTATGGCCGGTTGTTCTCTGCCATCGGTCTTCATGAAGAATTAGCCGGATATCTGAATATTGTCAACTTCTTCGGATCAAAGGAACTTTCATTCAGCTTCAGTGTTTTAAAGGAAGACGCTTTTACAAGAGCGGAAGATTACCAGAATGAAAAGGAGCGGATCGGAAAAACGTTCAGCCTTTTCCCGCGTATCTGGAAAGCAATCGGCGAAGTTGCCTCAACTGGTGACTACAATGCATATAAGGAAAAAATCACAGAACAGGAAGACCAGAATCCAACAACAATCCGTCATTTAACCGGATTTAAGGAAACTGCTTCTCATCTAAAGCCGGAAGATATCAGCCTGCATGTGGGCGAGCATGACCTGCCATTTGTTATCTCCTCCATGTCCTTTGGCTCTCAGAATGAAACGGCCTTTAGAGCCTATGCAGAAGGCGCTGACCGTCTGAACATGGTCAGCCTGAATGGAGAAGGCGGAGAAATCAAGGATATGCTTGGAAAATATCCGAGAACCCGCGGACAGCAGGTAGCATCCGGACGCTTCGGCGTGAATGCCGAGCTCCTTAATTCTTCCAACCTTCTGGAAATAAAAATTGGGCAGGGCGCTAAGCCTGGTGAAGGCGGTCACCTCCCGGGATCCAAGGTTACGGCAAAAATTGCCGAGGCACGTAATGCTACTATTGGATCGGATTTGATTTCACCTTCCAACAACCATGATATCTATTCGATTGAAGACTTGGCACAGATGATACACGAGCTTAAGACAGCCAATGACAAAGCAAAGGTAGCTGTTAAGGTGCCGGTTGTACCGAATATCGGAACCATTGCAGTCGGGATTGCAAAAGCTGGTGCTGATATAATCACACTTAGCGGTTTTGACGGAGGTACAGGGGCAGCGAGAATTCACGCCCTGCAGCATGTAGGCCTTCCAGTTGAGATTGGTGTAAAGGCAGCTCACAACGCCCTTCTCGAAGCAGGCATCCGCGATAATGTGGAGCTTTGGGCTGACGGTGGCATCAAGAGTGCAGCAGACGTATTGAAGGTTATGCTGCTTGGCGCTAACCGTGTAGGCTTTGGCACACTATCCATGCTTGCCATCGGCTGTACGACATGCCGCGGCTGCCATCTTGATACTTGCCATGTTGGGATTGCAACACAAATAGATTCAGAGGCACAGGCAAAGGAACATGGTTTAAGAAGATTTGTTCCGCGCCAATTCGACCTAGCTGTTAAAGGAATCATGAATCTGTTTACTGCTTTTGGCGAAGAACTGAAAGCATTGGCAGCTTCTGTCGGCATAAAAAATCTGCAGGATGCAGTAGGACGTTCTGATCTGCTTGTACAGATTAAGGGGCAGGATCAGCTTGACCTGACTCACCTGCTGAAAACACTTGACATCGGCCAATTCTCTGCACAGGAAGCACCTGAAGCCCTGCAGGAAGCCCAGCTGCAGGTAGCTGTTGGAGCAGAGTATCTCGATGCAAGTGTAGAAGAACTGGATCAGTCACGTGAATTCCAAAGCGTTACTTCCGAGCAGCGCGTATTGGGAAGCCGGGTTTCCTGCCACCGTGTAAGAAACAGACTCGACGGTTCTTACAAAACTCTTCCGCAAGTTGATTTGAAATACAAAGGCGGTTCCATCCCGGGCAATGGCCTTGGAGCTTACAACAGCTTCGGCATCAACATCGAAGTTGCCGGAGGCGCACAGGATGGCATCGGAAAAACTTCGTTCGGCGGACAAATTAAAATCTTTAAAGCTAAAGGCAAGAATGGCAAGTTCTATAATGGCTCTGTTGGCAAAGGATTTGGCTATGGAGCACAGGAAGGCTTGCTTGTAGCTCAAGGAAATGCTGACGCCCGTGCCGGAATCAGATTATCCGGAGCGGATATGATTATCGGCGGCCAGCTGCAAAAGCCGCTGCCTGAAAAAGAATACGGCAATATCGGTTCTAACGCCAATATTAAAGGGTTTGCCTTTGAGTATATGACGAATGGCCGAGGCATGGTCCTGGGCGATGCCGGTCCATGGATCTGTGCAGGAATGACAGGCGGTGTTGTTTACTTAAGACACCAGCCGGAAATGGGCTTAACAAAAGAGGCCATCCAGCGCAGAATTGCCAAGGGAGCTAAAGTTTCAGTCACTTCTCTTTCCGATAAAGGAAAGGAAGATGTAAAAGAACTGCTTGGCCAATACATTGCCATGCTGAATGATCAGGGACAGACAGAAGAAGTTTCCCAGCTTTCTTCCCTTCTTAATCATCCGGAAGACCACTTTGTTCAAGTTATTCCGGTCAAAGAGCAGGCAGACCCCTCTGTTTCCACAGAGTGA
- a CDS encoding ABC transporter permease, which produces MFYIAIFFQYVAQYMKTRMQYRADLFVEIFSDLLFQAVNLIFILVVFGHTNLLGGWTRDEIIFIYGFFLVPYALFSSFFNIWDFNERYIVKGELDRILTRPIHSLFQIVLERMELESLFGALTGIAVMIYAGNNLGLGVSWTDPFLFFLFVIGGMLVYGGIFVLIACISFWADARTSIMPMMYNIGNYGRYPVDIYNNVIRFVLTWVLPFAFVGVYPASYFLGKDEWFLYSFLTPVIGIVFFSISIVTWNSGVKRYRGAGN; this is translated from the coding sequence ATGTTTTATATAGCGATTTTCTTTCAATATGTCGCCCAATATATGAAAACAAGAATGCAGTACCGTGCAGATTTATTTGTAGAGATTTTTTCAGATCTTCTTTTTCAGGCAGTCAATTTAATTTTTATCCTGGTCGTCTTTGGTCATACTAATCTGCTTGGCGGCTGGACGAGGGATGAAATCATCTTTATTTACGGTTTTTTCCTTGTGCCATATGCGCTGTTTTCGTCGTTCTTTAATATTTGGGATTTTAATGAGAGATATATAGTAAAAGGTGAACTCGACAGGATATTAACCAGGCCGATCCATAGTTTGTTTCAAATCGTATTGGAACGGATGGAGCTTGAATCCCTTTTCGGAGCCTTAACAGGCATTGCTGTTATGATCTACGCCGGAAACAACCTTGGTTTAGGTGTTTCCTGGACCGACCCGTTCTTGTTTTTCTTATTTGTGATAGGCGGAATGCTTGTGTATGGAGGCATCTTTGTCCTGATTGCCTGTATCAGCTTTTGGGCAGATGCCAGAACATCCATCATGCCGATGATGTATAACATCGGTAATTATGGAAGGTATCCGGTTGATATTTACAATAATGTTATACGCTTTGTCCTCACCTGGGTTCTTCCGTTTGCCTTTGTCGGTGTATATCCGGCTTCCTACTTCCTGGGGAAAGACGAATGGTTTTTGTACTCCTTTTTAACACCTGTAATCGGAATCGTATTTTTCAGCATCTCGATTGTGACCTGGAATTCAGGCGTTAAGCGATATCGGGGAGCGGGCAATTAG
- the nikC gene encoding nickel transporter permease: protein MPAEEKAVSPWVEAWRSFRKNKLALIGTIIVLFFVLLAVFAPLIAPQGINEQMLSKRLQAPSSEHWFGTDDFGRDIFSRVVYGARISLWVGFLAVIGSIVVGCLLGVVAGYYGKWVDTIISRIFDIMLAFPSILLAIAIVAVLGPSLRNALIAIAVINIPNFGRLIRSRVLSVKQEEYIMAAKAIGMSNSRILFRHVLPNSMAPIIVQGTLAIATAIIECAALGFLGLGAEAPNPEWGKMLSDAKAYLIQAPWTMIFPGLAIMLTVLGFNLMGDGLRDALDPRMKN, encoded by the coding sequence ATGCCTGCTGAAGAAAAAGCGGTTTCCCCCTGGGTGGAAGCATGGAGGAGCTTTAGAAAAAATAAACTGGCTTTAATCGGCACCATTATTGTATTATTTTTCGTTCTTCTTGCTGTATTTGCACCGCTTATTGCGCCGCAGGGAATTAATGAACAGATGCTCTCAAAAAGGCTTCAGGCTCCATCCAGTGAGCATTGGTTTGGAACAGATGACTTTGGCCGGGATATCTTTTCAAGGGTGGTTTACGGGGCAAGGATCTCATTATGGGTAGGTTTTCTGGCCGTAATCGGATCTATTGTAGTTGGATGCCTTTTAGGTGTTGTAGCAGGATATTATGGCAAATGGGTTGATACCATCATCTCCCGCATTTTTGATATCATGCTTGCTTTCCCAAGCATACTGCTGGCTATTGCGATTGTGGCTGTACTTGGTCCATCATTAAGAAATGCCCTGATTGCCATTGCGGTTATCAATATTCCCAACTTTGGCAGACTGATCCGTTCAAGGGTGCTGAGTGTCAAACAGGAGGAATATATTATGGCTGCAAAAGCGATTGGGATGAGCAACAGCCGTATTCTTTTCAGGCATGTACTGCCAAACAGTATGGCGCCAATCATTGTACAGGGAACACTTGCGATTGCAACAGCGATTATTGAGTGTGCTGCCCTTGGATTCCTTGGCCTTGGTGCAGAAGCTCCAAATCCTGAATGGGGGAAAATGCTCTCTGATGCGAAGGCCTATTTGATACAGGCTCCATGGACGATGATCTTCCCGGGACTTGCAATCATGCTTACAGTTCTCGGATTTAATTTAATGGGTGATGGATTAAGGGATGCACTTGATCCGCGTATGAAGAATTAA
- a CDS encoding ABC transporter permease → MDKYIEMIRIRFLMMLAYRTNYYTGILIYSINIGAYYFLWSAIYGEKDAIEGMSVIQMSTYVAVAWMARAFYFNNIDREMAAEIKEGKVAVELIRPYNYLGMKTMQGLGEGIFRLFFFSVPGMVIVSFIFPLQFSADWTTWIFFAVSIILSFFINTQINLLTGITTFFLFNNTGLIRAKRVVIDLFSGLLIPISFFPLWAQDVLKYLPFQGISYVPSMIFTNSFSNNEAIQAIIMQGIWVLILIIPIQVLWIIAKKQLIIQGG, encoded by the coding sequence GTGGATAAATATATCGAAATGATTCGGATCCGTTTTTTGATGATGCTTGCCTACAGAACCAATTATTATACAGGTATTCTGATTTACAGCATTAATATTGGCGCTTACTATTTCTTGTGGAGTGCCATTTATGGAGAAAAAGATGCGATTGAGGGCATGTCTGTGATCCAGATGTCGACATATGTGGCTGTAGCCTGGATGGCCAGAGCGTTTTACTTTAATAATATAGACCGGGAAATGGCTGCTGAAATTAAAGAAGGAAAAGTAGCGGTGGAGCTGATCCGCCCATATAATTATCTGGGTATGAAAACGATGCAGGGACTGGGGGAAGGAATATTCCGTCTCTTCTTTTTCTCCGTTCCGGGCATGGTTATCGTCTCGTTCATTTTTCCGCTGCAATTTTCTGCGGATTGGACGACCTGGATTTTCTTTGCGGTATCGATTATATTAAGTTTTTTTATTAATACGCAAATTAATTTGCTGACAGGCATTACCACTTTCTTCTTATTTAATAACACAGGGCTTATCCGGGCAAAAAGAGTTGTGATTGATCTCTTTTCCGGTCTTCTGATTCCTATCAGCTTTTTTCCGTTATGGGCACAGGATGTACTGAAATATTTGCCCTTTCAGGGTATCAGCTATGTACCGAGCATGATTTTTACAAATAGTTTTTCGAATAATGAAGCCATCCAGGCGATTATTATGCAGGGGATCTGGGTTCTTATTCTGATCATCCCCATTCAGGTTCTGTGGATCATAGCGAAAAAACAGCTCATTATTCAAGGAGGGTGA